From Halichondria panicea chromosome 12, odHalPani1.1, whole genome shotgun sequence, a single genomic window includes:
- the LOC135344912 gene encoding protein Skeletor, isoforms B/C-like codes for MRFGLLICLSVILLSLQQATGVLWGTFEQTPGIHNVRGRVRLLNAKTIQLENFSFDGNGADVYVYYYRPGDTVSRFGGGFIIPVPGSNNADGRFNSGIPYNDDVLLLPLPDGVDACDISTLTIWCDPFNSIFNRVTLTRSVFMSDDEVGGASTCALRPENIEVALVTPPPPLDNCMFLDPSLQLKWRVDREQSNVMFQLCGCLSSNPDVNQYMGFGVSGSDTSTLMVGGDPTITWVDSSSQPNARDYHLSAYTQCVTDQGACPDTVRGCTDDATLVSGFRDDTQQCVTFTRPFTPTDVGTCDRPLDPDNTQLYMVWGVGSLGSTAFRHFLRAQATDSPIHLGRTPLDSCGTTPLSCTTCPPYVGQRIIARDNTTFRAVIGPSGSNRGYTSIAGLPSWGIAWYLNGILIPELVVQRGSTYTFIVEGGENPSIESAYHPLYITSSMTGSRISDPAIRNTEVVYAGFTGDQETAVGRLCERMETPSALASRTSCQDLNDYLSKLEDGSGCSQGQAGTLSWTPDENTPDPVYYQCATHKNLGWRIRVINEGDPIPAGATPTHTVTALSILLCVLLALFLAGAK; via the exons ATGAGGTTTGGATTGCTGATCTGTTTGTCTGTGATACTGCTGTCTCTACAGCAAGCTACAG GAGTCCTCTGGGGCACGTTTGAGCAAACACCCGGTATACACAATGTCCGTGGAAGAGTGAGGCTACTCAATGCAAAAACAATTCAACTAGAGAACTTCTCCTTTGACGGAAATGGAGCTG ATGTGTATGTCTACTACTATCGCCCTGGAGATACCGTGAGTAGGTTTGGAGGAGGCTTTATCATCCCAGTGCCTGGAAGCAA CAATGCTGACGGACGTTTCAACTCAGGGATACCCTACAATGATGATGTGTTACTCCTCCCACTTCCTGACGGAGTGGATGCTTGTGACATCAGCACACTCACCATCTGGTGTGACCCCTTCAATTCTATCTTCAATAGAGTCACTCTCACAAGAAGTGTGTTT ATGAGTGATGATGAAGTTGGTGGCGCTAGTACCTGTGCCTTGAGG CCTGAGAATATAGAGGTCGCCCTGGTCACCCCGCCCCCCCCACTGGACAACTGCATGTTCCTGGACCCAAGTCTACAGTTGAAATGGAGAGTGGACAGAGAACAGTCCAACGTCATGTTCCAACTCTGCGGCTGTCTCTCCTCCAACCCAGA TGTGAACCAGTATATGGGGTTTGGAGTGAGTGGCAGTGATACCTCTACTCTGATGGTTGGAGGTGACCCCACCATCACCTGGGTGGACTCCTCCTCACAACCCAACGCCCGCGACTATCACCTCAGCGCTTACACTCAG tgtgtgacAGACCAGGGGGCGTGTCCAGACACTGTCAGGGGCTGTACTGATGATGCCACATTAGTGAGTGGGTTCAGAGATGACACTCAACAGTGTGTCACCTTCACCCGTCCATTCACTCCAA CTGACGTGGGTACGTGTGATCGACCTTTGGACCCTGACAACACACAGCTGTACATGGTGTGGGGAGTGGGTAGTCTTGGATCTACAGCATTTAGACACTTCCTGCGAGCACAGGCTACTGACTCTCCAATACACCTTGGTCGTACTCCCCTAGACTCGTGTGGAACCACACCTCTCTCTTGTACCACTTGTCCTCCCTATGTAGGACAGAGGATCATTGCTAGAGACAATACCACCTTCAGAGCTGTGATTGGTCCGTCTGGCAGTAACCGTGGTTACACGAGCATCGCTG GTCTGCCTAGTTGGGGCATTGCTTGGTATCTGAATGGGATCTTGATTCCTGAGCTAGTGGTCCAGCGAGGTAGCACGTACACGTTCATTGTAGAGGGTGGGGAAAACCCCTCAATAGAGTCAGCCTATCATCCATTGTACATCACCAGCTCCATGACTGGCTCCAGGATCAGTGACCCAGCCATCAGAAAT ACGGAGGTGGTGTATGCTGGGTTCACAGGTGATCAGGAAACAGCAG TTGGTCGACTGTGTGAGCGGATGGAGACCCCCTCTGCCCTCGCCTCCAGGACCTCCTGTCAAGATCTCAATGACTACCTCTCTAAACTAGAGGACGGTTCAGGGTGCAGTCAGGGTCAGGCCGGCACTCTCAGCTGGACCCCAGATGAGAACACTCCTGACCCTGTCTACTATCAG TGTGCCACTCACAAGAACCTCGGCTGGAGGATTAGAGTGATCAACGAGGGAGACCCTATACCAGCTGgagccacgcccacacacactgtcacgGCACTCTCCATTCTCCTCTGTGTGCTCCTAGCACTATTCCTTGCAGGGGCTAAATAG
- the LOC135344933 gene encoding regulator of microtubule dynamics protein 1-like, with protein sequence MAEPENIQELMEQSDRCSKEKKWKEGAELLSSYHDTDNPQLLWRIVRDLYRTSKYFSKDAGEAEELARNGLELAKKALSLDSTSYLCYKWAGIILSHHSGLVGQKEKIASAVQVREYFEKAIELNPNDMPSKHLLGRWHYNVASVPWYVRSAAKLIYSSPPTSTYEEALKHFEAAEKLNKQEFVDNWLYLAKTYYQLSDKVQAKKWASTVCEFKGASSPAIVEAKTECEHLLGKL encoded by the exons ATGGCCGAGCCAGAGAACATACAAGAATTAATGGAGCAATCCGATCGGTGCTCAAAGGAAAAGAAATGGAAGGAAGGAGCTGAACTTCTCTCGTCTTATCACGATACAGACAACCCACAGTTATTGTGGAGGATTGTCAGGGATCTATATCGGACTAGCAAGTACTTCTCGAAGGACGCTGGAGAAGCTGAAGAGCTAGCAAGAAATGGATTAGAACTGGCAAAGAAAGCTCTTTCTCTTGACAGCACCAGCTACTTATGCTATAAG TGGGCTGGTATAATCCTGAGTCACCATAGTGGACTAGTGGGGCAGAAGGAGAAGATTGCAAGTGCTGTACAAGTCAGAGAGTACTTCGAG aaagcCATTGAACTCAATCCAAACGATATGCCATCGAAACACCTCCTGGGACGATG GCACTACAACGTGGCCTCAGTCCCGTGGTACGTGAGGAGTGCAGCCAAGCTGATATACAGTAGCCCTCCCACATCCACCTATGAGGAG gcGCTGAAGCATTTTGAGGCTGCAGAGAAGCTGAACAAGCAGGAATTTGTTGACAACTGGCTATATTTGGCCAAGACGTACTACCAACTGAGTGACAAGGTTCAAGCAAAGAAATGGGCCTCCACTGTTTGTGAATTCAAAGGAGCTTCCTCACCTGCTATTGTGGAGGCTAAGACTGAGTGTGAACATTTGCTAGGAAAACTCTAG
- the LOC135344936 gene encoding peptide methionine sulfoxide reductase MsrB-like, whose amino-acid sequence MLPLHASWPGLYRLATLVRPVLAVRLIRVTATMGTNSSKEGNTDTMFKAGEEPKPELNFTEQELRAKLSEEEFNVTQNKGTERAFTGRYVDVKEDGKFHCVVCDTVLFDSDKKFESGSGWPSFTDVVEKANVHRIVDTSLGMERAEVVCAKCGAHLGHVFNDGPSEDTGLRYCVNSCSLKFNEKS is encoded by the exons ATGCTTCCTCTCCATGCTTCCTGGCCTGGCCTTTATAGATTAGCCACACTGGTTCGCCCTGTGCTAGCAGTTAGACTAATACGAGTGACAGCAACAATGGGAACTAATAGCAGCAAAGAAGGAAACACGGACACTATGTTCAAAGCTGGTGAGGAGCCCAAACCTGAGCTCAACTTCACTGAGCAAGAATTGAGGGCCAAGCTCTCAGAAGAAGAGTTTAATGTCACCCAGAATAAAG gcacagagAGGGCATTTACAGGTCGCTATGTCGACGTTAAAGAGGATGGGAAATTCcactgtgtagtgtgtgacaCTGTTCTCTTTGATTCTGACAAGAAGTTCGAATCAGGAAGTGGTTGGCCTTCGTTTACTGACGTGGTTGAGAAGGCTAATGTCCATCGTATAGTGGACACTTCTCTTGGTATGGAGCGTGCGGAAGTGGTGTGTGCCAAGTGTGGAGCACACCTTGGTCATGTGTTTAACGATGGCCCCTCGGAGGACACTGGACTGAGATATTGTGTCAACTCATGTTCCCTCAAGTTCAACGAAAAGTCTTAA